Proteins encoded in a region of the Melioribacteraceae bacterium genome:
- the cdd gene encoding cytidine deaminase: MYDIKELIQKAVEAKSKALPTYSNFHVGAALLTESGKIYQGANIETSSYSLTICAERTAAFAAILDGHRKFKAIALTGDTEDFLPPCGACRQVLADLCGTDLDVIFINSKNETKVVKLKELIPFSFSEEFLKK, translated from the coding sequence ATGTACGACATTAAAGAGCTAATCCAAAAAGCGGTCGAAGCCAAATCCAAAGCCCTTCCGACATATTCAAACTTTCATGTAGGAGCCGCATTATTAACCGAGAGCGGCAAAATATATCAGGGCGCCAATATCGAGACTTCATCCTACAGTTTAACCATATGCGCAGAAAGGACAGCCGCATTTGCGGCAATACTTGACGGGCACAGGAAATTCAAAGCGATTGCCCTAACAGGCGATACGGAAGATTTCCTTCCTCCATGCGGAGCCTGCCGGCAGGTTCTTGCAGATCTTTGCGGAACCGATCTCGATGTTATCTTTATTAACAGTAAAAATGAAACCAAAGTAGTTAAGCTGAAAGAGCTGATCCCCTTTTCATTCAGTGAGGAGTTTTTAAAGAAATGA
- a CDS encoding AvaI/BsoBI family type II restriction endonuclease encodes MPFNNHIKKWEDLVTTQEATRKGFVAIAFEKNVKATPFIQEARILKVFAEKAKNAKELLKLEEIYPSLLSASGLSDKAQGHLTESDKNEAISQLIEKFLEPSGKDFIEELIYRFLLTKGDALGGIMRNIAGTLGERKLIRALISTFSLKGISFKYYHKDTKTWIAGDSKDMTIDENTKGLYWKYKNKNRTLVLNITPPVVNKNVDLCLFDCEYSEYINGDANSIHTKPDKYIALGELKGGIDPAGADEHWKTANTALGRIRNSFNEHKLSPNTFFIGAAIERSMSQEIYNQLVDKTLTNAANLTNEKQLVSICDWLCNL; translated from the coding sequence ATGCCTTTTAATAATCACATTAAAAAATGGGAAGATTTAGTAACAACACAAGAAGCGACAAGAAAAGGATTTGTAGCAATTGCTTTTGAAAAAAATGTTAAAGCTACACCTTTTATTCAAGAAGCAAGAATATTAAAAGTTTTTGCTGAAAAGGCAAAGAACGCAAAAGAACTGCTGAAGTTAGAAGAAATTTACCCCTCATTACTTTCAGCTTCTGGTTTAAGTGATAAAGCTCAAGGTCATCTAACAGAGTCAGATAAAAATGAGGCTATTTCACAATTAATTGAAAAATTTTTAGAACCTTCGGGCAAAGATTTTATTGAAGAGTTAATTTATAGATTTTTACTCACCAAAGGAGATGCTCTTGGTGGTATTATGAGAAATATTGCTGGTACTCTCGGTGAACGTAAATTGATACGAGCACTAATTTCAACTTTTTCTTTAAAAGGAATTAGTTTCAAATATTATCATAAAGATACTAAAACTTGGATAGCTGGTGATTCTAAAGATATGACTATTGACGAAAACACGAAGGGATTGTATTGGAAATATAAAAATAAAAATCGAACACTGGTATTAAATATTACTCCACCAGTCGTTAATAAAAACGTCGATTTGTGTTTATTTGATTGTGAATATAGCGAATACATAAATGGGGATGCCAATTCTATTCATACAAAACCTGACAAATACATTGCTCTTGGTGAATTGAAAGGTGGAATTGATCCAGCTGGAGCTGATGAACATTGGAAGACTGCAAATACCGCACTCGGTAGAATTAGAAATTCATTTAATGAACATAAATTATCTCCAAATACTTTTTTTATTGGTGCCGCAATCGAAAGAAGTATGTCCCAAGAAATATATAATCAACTTGTTGATAAAACATTGACTAATGCTGCCAATCTAACTAACGAAAAGCAATTAGTTTCTATATGTGATTGGTTATGTAATCTTTAA
- a CDS encoding ATP-dependent helicase produces MALTDEQLVPINSTVENRLVLAGPGTGKSFTIIGFITDLINAKGIDPKRIFVLTFTRAATAELKTKISKELKIAEDLPYVFTLHGFSLRQLMKNSRRISTLPSNFVIADDYEERNIILEDIKVLLNSNIKEIRRLFNLLSANWETLNADRDDWEQNFDSPEFLGAWKEHREIYGYGLRSELVYQFKNILESTTEISLDGPIEYLIVDEYQDLNRCDLRVIETLFSKGAKLFVAGDDDQSIYGFRYAYPEGIRNFTNVIKNSKSFHITECQRCDPKILELASNVIRQDYKRISKTIKSTSKSIGHTALLKFATQYEEAENISRIIKEIIDNKISKEEEVIILLRSDHNKCFSTVLTSKLLANNLKVNANTSLYDIFDSNLGRYLISILKLYDNHENGLAYRVILNLVNGIGGVTINSIYNLAAKNRSDFVSILQKIKNGEETDIKNLSKVQETLKYIDELLDSLKAKADNFNEQVQLLKELFESHSKEFIDSLLDIITRQKITSIGGLNTFINDLFGPAEPLDQDVDGVRIMSMHQAKGLTAEVVFIVACEEEYIPGKNDIDEERRLLYVSLTRAKHYLFISYCVDRIDQQRHTGYKKIDTTKRNLSRYLEGIPNIKSEIGINYKLDAS; encoded by the coding sequence ATGGCTCTTACAGATGAACAATTGGTTCCTATTAATTCTACAGTTGAGAATAGATTAGTCTTAGCTGGCCCTGGAACGGGTAAATCATTCACAATCATTGGCTTTATTACCGATTTAATAAACGCAAAAGGAATTGACCCCAAAAGAATTTTTGTTTTAACTTTCACACGTGCGGCAACCGCCGAATTAAAAACCAAAATATCAAAGGAACTTAAAATTGCCGAAGACTTACCTTATGTCTTTACCCTGCACGGCTTTTCGCTAAGACAATTGATGAAAAATTCGAGAAGGATATCCACTCTCCCTTCAAATTTTGTCATTGCAGACGACTATGAAGAGAGGAACATAATACTTGAAGATATAAAAGTGCTGCTTAACTCTAACATCAAGGAAATCAGAAGACTTTTCAATTTACTTTCTGCTAATTGGGAAACTTTAAATGCGGATCGAGATGATTGGGAACAAAACTTTGATAGTCCAGAATTTCTTGGCGCTTGGAAAGAGCATAGAGAGATATATGGTTATGGATTGCGATCAGAACTTGTATATCAATTTAAAAACATTTTAGAATCAACCACCGAAATATCTTTAGATGGACCAATAGAATATTTGATTGTTGATGAATACCAAGATCTAAATAGATGTGATTTACGCGTTATCGAAACACTCTTTTCAAAAGGAGCAAAACTATTTGTTGCTGGTGATGATGACCAAAGTATTTATGGATTTAGATATGCTTATCCTGAGGGTATTAGAAATTTTACAAATGTAATTAAGAATTCCAAATCATTCCATATTACTGAATGTCAACGATGTGATCCGAAAATACTTGAATTAGCTTCAAATGTTATTAGGCAAGATTATAAACGAATTAGTAAAACAATTAAATCTACTTCCAAAAGTATTGGTCATACTGCTCTTCTTAAATTTGCAACCCAATATGAAGAAGCAGAAAATATTTCTCGCATTATCAAGGAAATTATTGACAATAAAATATCAAAAGAAGAAGAAGTAATTATCTTACTCCGAAGTGATCATAATAAGTGTTTTTCAACTGTGCTAACCTCAAAACTTCTCGCTAACAATTTAAAAGTAAATGCCAATACAAGCCTTTATGATATTTTTGATTCCAATTTGGGACGGTATCTTATCTCTATCCTAAAACTTTATGATAATCACGAAAATGGCCTTGCCTATAGAGTTATACTAAATCTTGTTAATGGTATTGGTGGAGTAACTATAAATTCTATTTACAATCTCGCTGCAAAAAATCGAAGCGACTTTGTATCTATTTTGCAAAAAATTAAAAATGGTGAAGAAACTGACATAAAAAATCTTTCTAAAGTTCAAGAAACTTTGAAATATATTGATGAGCTGTTAGATTCGTTAAAAGCTAAGGCAGATAATTTCAACGAACAAGTCCAATTACTCAAAGAACTTTTTGAATCTCATTCTAAGGAATTTATTGATTCATTATTAGATATCATTACTCGTCAAAAAATAACAAGTATTGGTGGGCTTAATACATTTATTAATGATTTGTTTGGACCTGCAGAACCACTCGACCAAGATGTTGACGGAGTTAGAATTATGTCTATGCATCAAGCAAAAGGTTTGACAGCAGAAGTAGTTTTTATTGTAGCCTGCGAGGAAGAATATATACCTGGAAAAAATGATATAGATGAAGAAAGACGTCTCCTATATGTCTCATTGACTAGAGCTAAACATTACTTATTTATTTCTTATTGTGTTGATAGAATTGATCAACAAAGGCATACCGGTTATAAAAAAATTGATACTACAAAAAGAAATTTATCTCGTTATCTCGAAGGAATTCCAAACATTAAATCAGAGATAGGAATTAATTATAAACTGGATGCTAGCTAA
- a CDS encoding nuclear transport factor 2 family protein, translated as MKNIEGLRAASEELKECLKKSDTERLSELISGDYRGFSLNGTVETKKEIIDCYAPGKVVITEYSVEDVHYEISGELGIVSGKGFIAGSFNEYKFSHNVLFTDIFKYEGNSWKYYRSHETEIKS; from the coding sequence ATGAAAAATATTGAAGGATTGAGAGCCGCTTCGGAGGAACTTAAAGAATGCCTGAAGAAAAGCGATACGGAACGGCTTAGTGAATTGATATCAGGCGATTACCGGGGATTCAGCTTAAACGGTACTGTTGAGACGAAGAAAGAGATTATCGACTGCTATGCGCCCGGAAAAGTTGTAATAACAGAATACAGTGTTGAAGATGTTCATTACGAAATCTCGGGAGAGCTCGGGATTGTCTCCGGCAAAGGATTTATCGCGGGCAGTTTTAATGAGTATAAGTTCAGTCACAACGTTCTCTTCACGGATATTTTTAAGTATGAGGGAAATTCCTGGAAGTATTACAGGTCGCATGAGACTGAAATAAAATCTTAA
- a CDS encoding dihydrofolate reductase family protein yields the protein MPVSGNVVIDRIFMLNTIYIATSLDGYIARLDGSIDWLMDIPNPDGSDFGFGDFIKRIDAIVMGRNTYQTVEAFGSWPYTKPVFLLSTTLKKDQLKYRDKVEILSGTPEEIVNTLNGRNYRNLYIDGGETIRRFLERGLIDEMIITKIPVLLGSGIPLFGGIETEQKFRHAKTEILNDSLVKSYYEKI from the coding sequence ATGCCGGTTAGCGGCAACGTCGTTATCGATAGAATTTTTATGCTCAACACAATCTACATAGCCACAAGTCTGGACGGGTACATCGCGCGTTTGGACGGAAGCATCGACTGGCTGATGGATATTCCGAATCCCGACGGAAGCGACTTCGGATTCGGCGATTTCATAAAGCGGATCGACGCTATCGTAATGGGGAGAAACACTTACCAGACCGTTGAGGCGTTCGGTTCGTGGCCTTATACAAAGCCGGTCTTCCTCTTAAGCACTACTCTAAAGAAAGACCAGTTGAAATACCGGGATAAGGTTGAGATACTGAGCGGAACGCCGGAGGAGATCGTAAACACGCTTAACGGACGCAATTACAGAAACCTCTACATCGACGGCGGAGAAACAATAAGAAGATTTTTAGAACGCGGACTTATAGACGAAATGATAATAACAAAGATCCCCGTCCTGCTCGGCAGCGGTATTCCCCTCTTCGGCGGCATTGAGACGGAGCAGAAATTCAGACACGCAAAAACGGAAATACTCAACGACTCGCTCGTAAAAAGTTATTACGAAAAAATCTAA
- a CDS encoding serine protease, translating into MVSKIISGILFILALNFISTVNAQQSDLDIIKKTTVFIGEYNSKKEPIYHATGFLVSIKNIFHLVTAKHVIMELIDDKFTGKLLDENYQVFFNSKEGILLSRSLTEIKNQYKVNWIYDSNPNIDLAMIPFAIDTLHDDLRVIPDNFFLSSNKIYEVYDVFFVSFQPGLQSRNKINPIIRIGAVSLKNEDKSFFIDAFAFPGNSGSPVFLKPSFIRSDNPGIVNLGGDPYANKFIGVIGEYLPYQEVAISVQSKRPRVVFEENTGLSKVWSVEYINNIISSSSFQTQLNRLLQIIK; encoded by the coding sequence ATGGTATCCAAAATAATTTCTGGTATATTATTTATCCTAGCCCTTAATTTTATTTCCACTGTAAATGCTCAACAAAGTGATCTTGACATAATTAAAAAAACTACTGTTTTTATTGGTGAATACAATTCAAAAAAGGAACCAATTTATCATGCTACTGGATTTTTGGTATCTATTAAAAACATATTTCATCTAGTAACTGCTAAACATGTTATCATGGAATTAATTGATGATAAATTTACTGGTAAACTATTAGATGAAAATTATCAAGTATTCTTCAATTCAAAAGAAGGCATATTATTATCGCGTTCTCTAACTGAAATCAAAAATCAATACAAAGTGAATTGGATATATGATTCTAACCCAAATATTGATTTAGCTATGATTCCTTTTGCGATAGACACCCTTCACGATGACTTGCGTGTTATACCTGACAACTTCTTTTTATCTTCAAATAAAATCTATGAGGTTTATGATGTGTTCTTTGTCTCTTTTCAGCCGGGCTTACAATCAAGAAATAAAATAAATCCTATAATTCGCATAGGAGCCGTAAGTTTAAAAAATGAAGACAAATCATTTTTTATTGATGCATTTGCATTCCCTGGTAATAGCGGAAGTCCCGTATTTCTCAAGCCTTCTTTTATAAGATCAGATAATCCTGGAATAGTAAATTTGGGTGGTGATCCATATGCAAATAAATTTATTGGAGTTATAGGAGAATATCTTCCATATCAAGAAGTAGCAATAAGTGTTCAGTCTAAGCGTCCAAGAGTTGTATTCGAAGAAAACACCGGTTTATCAAAAGTCTGGTCAGTTGAATATATTAATAACATTATTTCTTCATCCTCTTTTCAGACTCAGTTGAATCGCTTGTTACAAATAATTAAATAA
- a CDS encoding SRPBCC domain-containing protein, with translation MKASDKPIIIEERYNASVQKVWDALTNIDRMRLWYFQNIPDFVPEEGFTTQFNVESGGRDFLHIWRVTEVIPLQLIKYSWEFVGYPGRSTSAFHLFSDNQSTLLRLVVEVQEDFPEFIPEFRRESCINGWEYFLKGNLKIFLEK, from the coding sequence ATGAAAGCTTCCGATAAGCCGATCATAATCGAAGAGAGATACAACGCTTCCGTTCAGAAAGTCTGGGACGCACTTACAAACATCGACAGGATGCGCCTCTGGTACTTCCAGAACATTCCCGACTTCGTACCCGAAGAAGGATTTACTACACAATTCAATGTTGAGAGCGGCGGGCGGGACTTCCTACACATATGGAGGGTTACGGAAGTAATACCTCTTCAGCTGATTAAATACTCCTGGGAGTTCGTTGGGTATCCCGGCAGATCTACCTCCGCATTCCATTTATTCAGCGATAACCAGTCGACTCTTCTCCGTCTGGTTGTAGAGGTTCAGGAGGATTTTCCGGAGTTCATACCGGAGTTCCGGCGCGAGAGCTGCATTAACGGCTGGGAATATTTTTTAAAGGGAAACCTTAAAATCTTTCTCGAGAAATGA
- a CDS encoding T9SS type A sorting domain-containing protein, with protein sequence MKLRRSLVFILFVLNISGLNAQWTEVTNLPEIRQLKCIDAIGENFAVIGTYPQGVFVTTDAGRSWSVKPIPYSYPVDISAVNETTFYAALGNGNFIKTTDGGDSWTEFYTNPGRTYFANYIEMFSPIEGIGMGDAPGTGSVKTLIPLFIRMTNGIDWLETCRQQLGGGAADGWQSVDFVDNDVGFYSPKGGPPPRWLCRTYDGGINWEETQFGVYANVLKFYDRDYGFLAAVPNLYRTTNGGNSWTDFPLTQNTNDSPARDIEFVPDHPELLWISSYSRLLLSSDSGKTSVEQVIPYAFHPFDIEFGNQRTGWITGSDGRLIYTNNCGGLISGSADHRPVPEEIELFQNYPNPFNPVTTIRFSVGWKNAGEIVSLKIFDLLGREIKTLVDEFKPPGFYEVTFDGTDLSSGVYFYRINSGNNSLIRSMLLVK encoded by the coding sequence ATGAAACTGAGACGGAGTTTAGTCTTTATATTATTTGTACTGAATATATCTGGATTAAACGCGCAGTGGACCGAGGTTACAAACCTTCCTGAAATAAGGCAGCTTAAATGTATTGATGCTATCGGAGAAAACTTTGCTGTAATCGGTACATACCCGCAGGGAGTATTCGTAACAACTGACGCTGGAAGATCGTGGTCCGTAAAACCGATTCCTTACAGTTATCCGGTCGATATCTCAGCCGTTAACGAAACAACTTTTTATGCCGCTCTTGGAAACGGTAATTTCATCAAAACAACTGACGGCGGAGATTCCTGGACAGAATTTTATACAAATCCCGGCAGGACTTATTTTGCAAATTATATCGAAATGTTCAGTCCGATTGAAGGGATCGGTATGGGAGACGCTCCTGGAACTGGATCGGTAAAAACACTTATTCCTTTGTTTATAAGGATGACCAACGGAATTGACTGGCTGGAAACATGCAGGCAACAGCTTGGAGGAGGCGCGGCAGACGGCTGGCAAAGTGTTGATTTCGTTGATAACGATGTCGGTTTTTATTCACCTAAAGGCGGTCCACCGCCGAGATGGTTATGCAGAACTTACGACGGCGGAATTAACTGGGAGGAGACTCAATTCGGAGTCTATGCTAATGTTCTAAAATTTTATGACCGGGACTACGGATTTCTTGCGGCTGTTCCGAATCTCTACCGTACAACGAACGGGGGCAATAGCTGGACTGATTTTCCGCTGACTCAAAACACGAATGATTCTCCAGCGCGTGATATCGAGTTTGTTCCGGATCATCCTGAACTCCTCTGGATCAGTTCTTATTCAAGACTTTTACTAAGCAGTGATTCCGGGAAAACTTCTGTTGAACAGGTTATCCCCTACGCTTTTCATCCTTTCGATATTGAATTCGGAAATCAAAGAACCGGCTGGATTACAGGCAGCGACGGCAGATTAATCTATACGAATAATTGCGGAGGATTGATAAGCGGTTCAGCCGATCACAGACCGGTTCCAGAAGAGATTGAATTGTTTCAGAATTATCCCAATCCTTTTAATCCTGTCACAACAATCCGGTTTTCTGTAGGATGGAAAAACGCAGGAGAGATTGTTTCACTGAAAATCTTTGATCTTCTCGGTCGCGAAATAAAAACGCTTGTGGATGAATTTAAACCGCCCGGATTTTATGAAGTTACTTTCGACGGAACCGATTTATCTAGCGGTGTCTACTTCTACAGGATTAATTCGGGGAATAATTCATTAATCAGAAGTATGCTTTTAGTCAAATAA
- a CDS encoding patatin-like phospholipase family protein encodes MCESDGKSQVIRGLVLEGGGAKGAYAFGCLQALKNAGITFDSIAGSSVGALNAALWSANRLDNGEAFWRSLSLRSICKPRFKFLIYLLFPFHLLSVTTDSNMRFQSTKGVLHIIGRRVLMFLFTLWGAIVAFGIALVFGNSSEHSMSFWDGFKRIFEIFSFRRIPAEMPLWLGIGINIFFISILLYSAIFIFLKVVPPIGSLIWRHLRLTLFDTLPLRNLIGFAFSGSKLAIPTYVTLSKCELAFDPDKPSISYFIPFGNGPALWKPFASEIQIPIYEKLSDSQSNQFTDLLVATTALPLGLFPSVQLDGKDYFDGGVSDNLPLWPLLNIENCNEVWIVRLQPLEHENDLVNHWQKVDRKIRVPKLSIDDARSMFEAIRGKSPHSQFEKSSIEPPVNIPFHQFPNKVRLITIAPKKKLGKFFSGTMNFKAKYAQRLIALGKADAERIISNMSFL; translated from the coding sequence ATGTGTGAGAGTGACGGTAAATCTCAAGTTATAAGGGGACTAGTACTTGAAGGTGGTGGAGCTAAAGGAGCTTATGCATTTGGTTGTCTCCAAGCATTGAAAAACGCGGGAATTACATTTGACTCTATTGCTGGTTCTTCAGTTGGTGCTCTTAATGCTGCACTTTGGTCAGCCAATCGACTTGACAATGGTGAAGCATTCTGGCGTTCTCTTAGTCTCCGTTCAATTTGCAAACCACGTTTTAAATTTCTTATATATCTCCTCTTTCCATTCCATCTTTTGAGTGTTACAACAGATTCAAATATGCGATTTCAGTCTACTAAAGGAGTTCTTCATATAATCGGACGTCGAGTTTTGATGTTTTTATTTACTCTTTGGGGTGCGATTGTAGCCTTTGGTATTGCATTAGTATTTGGAAATTCCTCTGAACACTCTATGAGCTTTTGGGACGGATTTAAAAGAATATTTGAAATATTCTCGTTCAGAAGAATACCTGCAGAAATGCCATTATGGTTAGGAATTGGTATCAATATATTCTTTATTTCCATTCTATTATATTCTGCTATATTCATTTTTCTGAAAGTAGTGCCCCCAATTGGCTCACTAATTTGGAGGCACCTTAGATTAACTCTCTTTGATACTTTGCCACTTCGTAACTTGATTGGATTTGCTTTCTCCGGATCCAAACTTGCTATACCCACATATGTTACATTGTCAAAATGTGAATTAGCATTTGATCCTGACAAACCGAGCATTTCATATTTTATTCCTTTTGGTAATGGTCCTGCTCTTTGGAAACCATTCGCTTCTGAAATACAGATACCCATTTATGAAAAACTTTCTGATTCACAATCGAATCAATTTACAGATCTGTTAGTCGCCACTACAGCTCTTCCACTAGGATTGTTTCCTAGTGTTCAATTAGATGGGAAAGATTATTTTGACGGTGGAGTTTCAGATAACCTTCCATTGTGGCCGTTGTTAAACATTGAAAACTGCAATGAAGTGTGGATCGTACGTTTACAACCATTAGAACATGAAAATGACTTAGTGAATCATTGGCAGAAAGTGGATAGAAAAATTCGCGTTCCTAAATTATCAATTGATGATGCACGTAGTATGTTTGAAGCTATAAGGGGCAAATCTCCGCATAGCCAATTTGAGAAAAGTAGCATCGAGCCACCTGTGAACATCCCATTCCACCAGTTTCCGAATAAGGTTCGATTAATTACGATCGCACCCAAGAAAAAACTTGGCAAGTTCTTTAGTGGAACTATGAACTTCAAAGCAAAATATGCACAGCGCTTGATTGCTCTTGGTAAAGCGGATGCAGAAAGGATAATCAGTAACATGAGTTTTCTTTGA
- a CDS encoding DNA methyltransferase codes for MSEPSLSYVSKNILFPNEREKLFDQYKHIIETNYTLNRTLVSFQANKKEPFYRWLKYKEGFSKKLIDYFIEKYHPSKGHILDPFAGSGATLFAAREKGWESTGVELLPIGIFNVEARLSAEKVSLDKFKREVDSFWESFENTTINTSIIKHISITRGAFPEENESSLNRYLACCKSISDSSIRKLLEFAAFSVLEEISFTRKDGQYLRWDSRANRSFGNTEFNKGEIYNFIKIVKEKIDEIFIDLSPHHNLELFSREEAQTELIDPIILQGSSLDVLPRMKSDIFDFVMTSPPYCNRYDYTRTYALELIFLNNNDDDVKKLRQTMLTCTVENKEKLNYLENLYTELNRPSDYNLINSIYYSHPAMTEINDILSKLNGLGKLNNSNIPRMVKNYFYEMLFVIYEMYRLLKYNGVVVMVNDNVRYGGEEIPVDLILSDFAKIIGFKIKKIWTLPTGKGNSSQQMGEHGRSELRKCVYIWEK; via the coding sequence ATGTCCGAACCAAGTTTGAGCTATGTGAGCAAAAATATACTATTCCCAAATGAGAGAGAAAAGCTTTTTGATCAATATAAACATATTATTGAAACAAACTACACTTTAAACAGAACCTTAGTCAGCTTCCAAGCAAACAAAAAAGAACCATTTTACAGATGGTTAAAGTACAAAGAAGGCTTTTCTAAAAAATTAATAGATTATTTCATCGAAAAATATCATCCATCAAAGGGCCATATTTTAGATCCATTTGCTGGCTCGGGCGCAACTTTATTTGCGGCTAGAGAAAAAGGTTGGGAATCTACGGGAGTTGAACTTCTCCCAATCGGTATTTTTAATGTTGAAGCTAGGTTATCTGCGGAAAAAGTATCATTAGATAAATTCAAAAGAGAGGTTGATTCTTTTTGGGAATCTTTTGAAAATACTACAATCAATACTTCCATCATCAAACATATATCAATTACTAGAGGAGCATTTCCAGAAGAAAACGAAAGCAGCCTAAATCGATATTTAGCCTGCTGTAAAAGCATATCGGATTCTTCCATTAGAAAGCTTCTTGAATTTGCAGCATTTTCTGTGTTAGAAGAAATTAGTTTTACTAGAAAAGATGGGCAATACTTGAGATGGGATTCAAGGGCGAATCGATCCTTTGGTAATACTGAGTTTAATAAAGGGGAAATTTACAATTTTATTAAAATCGTTAAAGAAAAAATTGATGAAATATTTATTGACCTTTCACCACATCATAATCTTGAACTTTTCTCTAGAGAAGAAGCTCAAACCGAATTGATTGATCCGATAATTCTACAAGGTTCCTCTCTTGATGTTTTACCTAGAATGAAGTCCGATATATTTGATTTTGTAATGACATCGCCTCCTTACTGCAACAGATACGACTATACAAGGACTTACGCTTTAGAACTTATATTCTTAAATAACAATGATGATGATGTGAAAAAACTTCGTCAAACTATGTTGACTTGTACTGTGGAAAATAAAGAGAAATTAAATTACTTAGAAAATCTTTATACTGAACTAAATCGTCCATCTGATTACAATTTGATCAATTCGATATACTATTCTCATCCTGCAATGACGGAAATTAATGATATACTTTCCAAATTAAATGGACTAGGCAAACTCAACAACTCAAACATTCCTAGAATGGTAAAGAATTATTTTTACGAAATGCTTTTTGTCATTTATGAAATGTATCGTCTTTTAAAATATAATGGTGTCGTTGTAATGGTTAATGATAATGTTAGATATGGAGGTGAGGAAATTCCTGTTGATCTTATTCTTTCTGACTTTGCAAAAATAATTGGCTTCAAAATAAAAAAAATATGGACTTTACCAACTGGTAAAGGTAATAGTAGTCAACAAATGGGTGAACACGGGAGAAGTGAGCTTCGTAAATGTGTTTACATATGGGAGAAATAA
- a CDS encoding hydrogenase: MEAEYKSQSSHKLIFYGILLFLFGLLTGFLIPALQNPRMGLSSHLEGTMNGMLLVLFGLIWPKLNLSDKTLRWGFVLALYGTFVNWGTTLLAAVWGAGSEMMPIAGADMTGTPFQEILIKFGLISLSVSIVAVSVLILLGLRNKLTLK, translated from the coding sequence ATGGAAGCAGAATATAAATCGCAGTCATCTCATAAATTAATTTTCTACGGTATACTCCTCTTTCTCTTCGGATTACTAACGGGTTTTCTAATACCCGCACTTCAGAATCCGAGGATGGGATTATCGAGTCATCTTGAAGGAACGATGAACGGAATGCTTCTGGTTCTGTTCGGACTAATCTGGCCGAAGCTTAATCTATCCGATAAAACACTCAGATGGGGATTTGTGCTCGCGCTTTACGGTACATTCGTAAACTGGGGTACTACTCTTCTGGCCGCAGTATGGGGCGCGGGAAGCGAAATGATGCCGATTGCAGGCGCGGATATGACCGGAACTCCATTCCAGGAGATACTTATCAAATTCGGATTGATCTCCCTCTCAGTATCAATTGTCGCGGTCTCTGTTCTGATACTTTTGGGATTAAGAAATAAATTAACCCTTAAATAG